A region from the Azospirillum thermophilum genome encodes:
- a CDS encoding DUF3126 family protein has protein sequence MPPAKPTVAKMTDTEIARVQAYLRKTLGNTKITIEPPAKAGQSAEVTLDGEFVGTLHRDFDEGEVSYALHVVILEEDLPELPSKR, from the coding sequence ATGCCGCCCGCAAAGCCGACGGTCGCCAAGATGACCGACACCGAAATCGCCCGGGTGCAGGCCTACCTGCGCAAGACTCTGGGCAACACCAAGATCACCATCGAACCGCCCGCCAAGGCCGGCCAGTCGGCCGAGGTCACGCTGGACGGCGAGTTCGTCGGGACGCTCCACCGCGACTTCGACGAGGGCGAGGTGTCCTACGCCCTGCATGTGGTGATCCTGGAAGAGGATCTGCCGGAGCTTCCGTCCAAGCGCTGA